The DNA window GTTTTGAACTGTAGCTTTCTTGATGCTGATGATTTCCACCCACTATCAAATAAAGGTAAGCAATAGAGATATAGACATGGCTATTCAGCATGAATTCGCAGTTTTTctctctttatatatattatttaaaatttgtttgtCTTTAACATTTGCTATTCATTTAAAAACACAGAAAAGATGAGCCAAGGTATTCCCCTCTCAGATGAGGATCGTATTCCATGGCTAGAAACGCTACGGGGTGTTCTAAAAGATAAGTTAGACAACGGAAAAACTGTGATACTTGGGTGTTCTTCACTGCAGAAACATTACAGAGAAATTCTAAGATCCGCTGATGCTGATTACATGCATGGGAGCTATGCTAGTACGGTGCAGTTTGTTCTTTTGGATGCCAAGGCCGATGTTCTTGCCGCTCGGCTCGAGAAACGAGCTGCAGAAGGGAAGCATTTCATGCCGGCCACACTTCTGCAATCACAACTAGAGTCGCTTCACATAGATGAAGGTGAGGGGATATTTAAAGTTGATGCCACCTTAAGCCCTTTAATCATTGTAAGCAAAATACAAACATTTTTGTTCTCTGATTTTGAACAAGCCACTGGGAATAGGGATTGTTAAAGCAATTTATGATTTCTCGAATTGCAATCGCTTCAGTGTTTTATCAAATGTAATGTATTTGAGTAGTAATAATCCATTGTATTTATGTTCAAGGAAGACCATCTTAACGTTGAGGAAGATCAAACCCTATAGAGGTGAAAGGTTCCCTCTCCATTCACAATACTTGTAAAAACATTGAATCTCAACTATTAGTAAGCTCACAATTTTCTCGATAGTTACTGTTGGTCACTAGCCTCTTAACTTAAGTTGCTAACAGGCGTCATATATGGGGATAGGTAAGTTTACAATttgggtataatttaccctacAATGAATAATGACTTGAATGATAGTTTTCCAATAATTCAGTTACCAATTTGCAAtcttttaaaattgagtgaccaaaatgtaaaataGCTAATAGTTGAGTGATCCTGGGTGTACTTTACCCGATTGTAATATAGATCGATGAAACcgatataagttaaaatttattttattcaaactcGATTCTTCAAACTACCAGACCAGACGGATAATCCGCCATTGGAGGTTTTTTCTTTGGACTCCGAAAATCAAATTCAAGCGACCAACAATCCTAATTCTATTATATTCTCCTTCGTCAATCTTCAACTTGAAGTAAATAATAGCAAATCCGCCATGGCGGACCAAACGAACGGCGTCACCCTAAATGAAAACCAGCGCATCCGTAAGGAAGAAACGCTCTATGATGTTCTCCACCGTTCGGTTTCGATGATCTTACCCGATGCATCGTCGACGGAATCAGCCCCGTTACTGCAGCGGATCAAGATATCCGTTTCCGAGAATGGGCCTCGTCTCGGCGAAGCCTCTAGAAACACTGGCCAAACCCTCCTGCGGTGGACTCGTCGAGGCAGCCCCCTCCGTGCTCTCCTCGTCATTTCTGTAATGTTATCGCCCTGCTTTAAATTTGATAAAACTATTATTAGCCCATTCTTAATTTCTGTTTTTGGGTTTTAATCACTTTGATTCTCTTTCTCTGACCAACAAATCTTGTGCAGCTTGGGTCTGTTGCTTTTCTTGCATTGACAGGGTTGCTTACCTTTATGCTTATATTTCTGGTAGCGACCGTCAATGCCATTATTGTCTCTCTTCTCATCTCTTTGGCAGCTGCGGGAGGCTTCTTGTTCTTTTCCCTTGCATGTGTAACAGCTATTTATATTGGGGCCATGTCAATTGCTGCACTCGTTTTTTCTATTGCGACGATTTCAGCAATTTTTGCTGCTATGATAGCTGCAGGTATTATATCTCTCCAACCATGTCTTTGCTTACTTTTGTTTCATTCGATTTTGTtctttctgtttatgacatccAACGTTTTTGCTATGCTATTGCTTGCCTTACAAAACCACAACATGATGAATCCTTTTTGTTTATGCCTTCATTTAGGGTTGTCTTAGATTGTAAGCCAAATTAAGTTGCTAGAATTTGCTTGATATTATATATGTTAGGCCAAATTAAGCATCTTTGTGGTGCTGCAATACCCCAAAGACagaaaattgataaaaatgttaAGATGTATTAAAACTGGAAAGCAAAAGTTATCAGGGCCCATAAATTGCTCTTCACTTTTTTTCTTAACTATGTAcaccctaattttttttgttcatgGCTAATTCTTCTCACATAAATAGTATTTAGGCttttcttattttgcaacttGAACGTTCTGGACTGGGGGATTTGAACTGATACATATTTTCAACATGAATCAGGTTGGGTTGGATTCTTTTGGGTCATATGGTTGGGTACTAGGAAAAGTGTGGGATTTGCCAAGCAATCATTGAGCAAGACTGGATCAGTTATTTCAGCTTACTCTTTTGCACAGCATGCCCGTATTGACTAACTGGAACACTACACGACTGGAAGTAAGTGGACAGAGTTTCAGATTCAAATGCTTGTCTTTAAGAAATCCTAGATGCTTCAacatatgtataatttttatcTTGTGCTTATGTTTTTGGCCGTTTTGGTGCTTGTATATGCGGGTGAGATGGTGTTGCCTGTTCATAGATGAGACTGAGAATTATGAAGATGTTTGGATCCGAGGCAACTTTTGTCATTATCTCAATATTCAATTTTGTTACTCTATATTAACGACTTAGATTTTAATATTGTTGGGTCTATAAGACACCCATACCATAGGTTACGAGGAAGATCTGCTATCACTATCCTGAGCAAATTTGATCTTTCTCATCGTCCACTAGTTTTATTATGCTTCCTCAATTTGTGCATTACCCATTCAACATGTCTGCAGAGATTTGCCAGGTAAGCTTAATTCTAAATCAAGGTCTGCAGAGATTTCCTTAAACTTTTGTATATAATTTCATTTAACAAAATATGTAACAAgcaaaaatggaaatgggataatTTTAGTCGGTGTACTGAGAAGATTACAAGTTTCTGAGAAAAAGTAACAAGCAAAGATGATTTGCTTTTTCACAAGATATTGCAATAGCAATTCAATACCTGTCCCAAGCGCACATATGCGCTTTCACTGCTGCTTTGAGGCAGAGCACAATGTCCCAATCTTCTCCCTATGTGATTTGAAAATGGCTACCGACAGTTATCATGAAATCTTTCCACAAACTATGCCATTGCTTCCAATTATTAAGCAAACGTAATTAGAATTACCTATTGtaaacaaactttaaaaattccTCTACTCGCACTTAATAGAGCGATAGATGTGACGAACAAAGAATAGAGATGCACGGAAGCCAATGGCCCCAAGCATGAGGAAGAAGCCATAGCAAATGCAAGCCATGTATCCAAAGAAGAATGAGGTTTGCATGAAGCCTGACATGTCTGATTGCGCACTGTAGTAATAAAAACAGTAGGCATACATGAACAACCCGGTTGACCCACCACAGAGGAAGGACCTAACATACCAAAGAAGAGAATGTTAGTTAAGACCAACTGATTAATGAAAAAAGTGGCACCCTGAGATGCTATATGAATGTTGAATATCAgtgaatcatcaaaataattcataTTAATAACACTAGAAATTATCCAACAAACAAGCAACCAAAGAGTACTTGAGCTCGTCAAAACAAGAAGggaatttaaaaatattcttcAAACATGGCTTTGTACCCACTTGTAAATGCATGGGTTTCTTTATATATGCAAATCAGGAGCCAAGAACAACATACCTCCACCACCATCCATGGTCTTCAGCAGCAAGTTGAAAATAAGTCAAAGCCACGGTAATAAAAGCAGTGATGATTAAGAGAATGATAAAGACAATAAACAGGATGACGTATGTGGTGTAGATTCTATGTCCCCACACACTGGCAAATAAGTAGTAAATTTCAATATAGATGGCACTGAATGGCAATAATCCCGCCATTGCAATCTGAGGAAGAGTTTTCCGATACCAAGGTAACGGCGGGATATCTCTACGACATTTTGTGGTCCGACATGGGGCTTGAAACTCTGCCTTGCTATCCTTTCCAGCAATACCTCCTAATACTAAAAAAGGAGAAGAGACCAGAGCCCATATGAGAAAAATCACCACAATGGTTCCAAATGGCAATGCTGCAGTGACTTTATAAGCAACTGCGACAGTGTTAAGAAAGCAAAATGTGACAAAAAGTGGTCCACAAAGCAAGCTTCCTGTCAGTAATAAGTTTCCCACCTGCCATGAAAAAGTGTAGAAGTAGACATTATAATTGACCAAAAAAAAGATATTCACATTTTAGTCACCATTCTAAAATGAGGGTAACATGCTTTGGTTCTAAGTTCCTACTTTCTATCATTGAGATTCAGCAGGCAGGAGTGGATGGTATTAAGATAAAGGCAAGAGTTACCCCACCCAAAGTATTCCAATGAACATTACAAAAGCTTTTTTATCCATTTTGGGGGAGTGAGCAGCATTTCGAAACATGCTAAAATAGTAAGATGAACATTCAATTTGGAAGAAAGTCTATTTTATGAGGTAAATGTCAGTGTATGTAGATATAGGTTTTTTAGGCTTATTATGCATTGATTACATTTGCTTATTCCCAATTGTTTCAGTTTTGGAGTTATATTTGGTAAATTTGTGAGTtcagattttaactaataaatatcTACATTTCGGCATTGGACAATGGATATGAGAAATTTTCACATACCCAACACTACTAAACAGTTACTAGATTGAAAATGGAACAGAGACTAGTATTACATACCCAATTTGTTCCTTCTAGCTGACAATAGAAAGAAGCTGCAGCGTAGCCAGCAATTCCAGATGTAAGGGCATAAATGACTACCAAAGCAGTCAACAAAGCTCCTCGATTATATGGATAAAAGACCCCAACTACAGCAaggataaaaatgaaaattgtgcTGGAAGATGATGCAAATAAGCCAGTCACTAGATTGCTTATAAACAAGAAGCCAAAAATAACTGTAAATCAAAGGTCAATACACTCACATAGTAAAGAGCTGGGTGCCACAACCAAGAGCTGCAGCAAACAGAGACTTATGTTTCGGATACCTGAAGACATCACCATGAATGCTCTTCCACCCAGTCTCCTCCTCCTGATCCGCTGATTCCTCATCATGTGCATACCTTTTAACCGAAATATAAAACCGTGTAATTTGAATTAAATGTGGATTTTCATGCATCAAAACAGAGAAATTTTATTCTTACTTAATGAAATCATTCTTAAGGATTCGCATGAGAATGGTGGCGAGGAAAGCGGTCAATAACAAAAGGGTGACACATGAATTAAGGGTTGAGAACCACTGGATTTGCCGCAAGGAAGAAGACGACTTGTACTTATCCAGCCGTTTCTCAAAAGGGACGTCTATTTCCTTCCATTTAACGGTGTACATGAAATCCACATCAACAGGCTCATCTCCGGTGACATCGACAACCGCGCGTGTATCCATTCTGACATTAATCTCGATAACACGGTCCTTATTGTAAAATATCTGGAATACGGGATGCTTATAGAGATAATATTTGCAATCGCTTGGATCGGCCTTGCCTACGTTATAAACTTTGCCAAAGAAGCCCCAAAACGGAAGGTCGTCGAAGTACATTTGGAAGTAATAGTCTTTAGAGATGGCGGTTCTGAACCTGGCAACTTCTTCCTTTGAAAGCTTCCTTTTGCAAGCAATCTCAGCATCTTTCTCACTCAAAAAGTCAATTCTGTAAGGGCCACTCACTAGCCGATCCCCATTCAATACTTCGCCCAAAGCTTCCTTCTTCTCCTTCAGGGGGACTGCACAGCATAATCTCAATTCATCTTAAACTCccttaaaaaaaagaacaaaaacgaCCAAACAAACAGAAACGAACCTGAGGAACAGAATGGAAAATCGAAGTAACGGTATGTCTCGCTGTTAATGAAAGAGAAAATAggttaaaggaaataaaaaattgtaaaatcagGAAATTGAGAAAATGGAAAGAAGGGATACCTGGGATTGCCGAAGGGACCGACTTTATTAGCATAAAGAGGGACTTCATCTCCAGCTTTGTAACGATGATCAGAGGCACTGGATCTCACATGCGCTACGCAGAATAGGCTCGCAAGGGCCACTGCAACCAAACACGCCCTTATTCTCTCCATTCCCTCACTGCAAAAACGATTCGAATAGAGGAAGGGAAACCAGTTGTATTCTAATTTCTAAAAGGAAGACCAAGTCGTAACATAAAGACGAGTGAGTTTACTTTATACGATAATGACTGAACAACCAGTTTCCCAGGAGGTGGGGAAATAGTGTTGGtggtatattataaatatataagattGGTGGGAGAAGAAGGGGATTAAAAAACAATCCGTTTACTTGACTTTGACAGTGTAAGAGACGAAGAAGCATCTCAATCATCAAATGTAGGGGAAGATTTCAGGCCAAGTTTATTGCCAAGATTCGTCTCCTGTGAGATTGGAACATTCATGCTTTAAAACTAGTTCAGTCCATCAAATCACATTGCAGTTTGTCAATTCGACGATGGGCTCCATCCAAGCGTCGGCTTGCTGGAAAAATAATGCTAGTCCGTACGGTTGTATATATCCTTTTCCTATAATGCAtcgaattaaattatattttgttttctccattaaaaaatacataaattaatatatgaacattagataaaaaattatacatttttattaaaaattttatctatttgtatGGTTAAAATTGGCATGGTTAATTGATTAACCAAATATTGATACGTGGTGTGTCTCGTATACCTCGTGCTGATATATAtgaaccaatttttaatagtacaaataaatatttataacacactaaaaatgactaatttagcAGTATatgtcatttttttcaaaaaatatgaaaatatgttatttttattgagAAAATAAAAGAGTATTCAACTGAGCGCGCTTTCCCCAACAGTCAAttctaacaataaaaaaatttaaatgtccAACCGTCCAAAAATTTTCCCTATAAATACCAcccaattttactttttttttgactCACATCCTATTCTCTCAAGTATTTCtattctctcaactctctcaattttctcaagctcttgTTCTAAACTTTTTGATATTCTCGTTTAAATCAATTTTCTAATGACTCTGCATTTTATTCATTCGAATTAAATTTTCACGAATGACAACCTCTCTAATTTGTTTTGATGAGAAGTACATTTCAACTGCTCAAGTAATAagtaagataaaattttaattttcgttatttttaattaagttaaattaattttaaaatattttaaaatatattttttatcattataaataagTGGATGATCGTGTTTTGGAGGAAATCATGCATAATTTGGCAATGCCTCCGATGTAACAACCCGATAATTAAGGGTGACGGTAAGTGTAGCTTCGGGACTCTGTTTTCGTAAACCGGACccataaatatttacgaagttatattagaggtgaattaaattttagataagtaattttcatgaaattaggaGTTATTAAAGTACGGGGACTAAATCGTGAAAgagttaaaagttaaattatagattgaaataaataaatgggaCTAAGGTTGcaattatattatcatttaaatGGGTGATGGCCGGTCATGGTTTAATGATATGTGCATGcgcgtatatatatatgttatatttataagttaactaaaataataataatagatagtTGTATTAAACAACccaaaaactcatttttagaagaTCGTCTAATTGGGTGTGCTTCTATCATTTTTCTTCTGCTGCAGGTTAAAAGTACCTGCCGACTGTATTGTTTAGTCGATTATAAGCTCGTTTTGAATATATTCGTCAAACATGCTAGGCTTGCGGCGCGTTTTCGATCGCAAGAAATTTCTTCTTCACAATTTTACCTTTCAcatgtgtaacaacccattttgcagtggtgtcggaaatagaAGTTTCGGGGCCATCAAATCcaatgagtaagttcgtaaatattatatttaatattatgagTAAAATATGGATTTTAAAAGGGTTTTGATATGATAATATATAAATTCAAGTAGTTTGACCCTAAgctcaagtggttttagaaaatgaggtatcaggacctcgtttctataaaccaaattaaagtttcattaagaaaatttaaagtttcgatagttaattaagagaaaatgaccaaattgaaaaaattacaaaacatgttaattaaTACATTTAGGTGATTAGATGGTTTAATTAATAAAGGAGGAAGGGCTTAAGTAATAATTAAGCTATAAATAATGAGTGGGACGGCATAATGgttgaaaatgaattaaataatataaattcaatgaaaattttgtaattaaatggaaattaaaacaaattaaagtaaaattaaaacacTTTAAGGGTTTGTTTGAttggcagtaaaatgttttccgtaaaatgatttctggaaaatgttttacttttctgtaaaatgacttactggaaaatatttttctggtgtttgattgaatctgtgtaaaatattttctgctgtttgacagatttcctgaaaatattttccggaaaagttgttttttacatatattaatatatattaataaatttttatattttaaattgtttttacatatattgcaatgatttatttataataatactcaataataagctacaatattgatcgttataaattgaaaaaatattatccacaatgagtactagtaagaatattgaataattataaattgcttcgaaaccataatgagtactagaaataatattatacaaatacataattagtagtacaccacatagtaacaatattgtccaagtgcataatattacaccacataaaagtatcaatatcttcaaccctgagaaaatttttgaagccaaatttttctatgcttcttacttttaactaaaaacattttGGCCTCTGATTCATGACTCCCTAGATAATCACACACAGAACACAAGaattcatcatcaaatccttcttcctGCATCGACATCACTTGTTCGTAAAGCTGTGCTGTCTTGTCGGCAGTAAATTGtttcaaagcattagcaattttgccaagttgctcacgcacaaatttaatttgttcattaaCGAGACTTTCTTGACcactttttcttttacgtttggatgtgccagatgaagatacatttgttcttacctcttcagCCTCTTCATTGTCGCAGTCTACAGGCATTGAATCTTCAttaccatcatccaaatctatgtcagcaaatgttctggcaaaactccctgttgccatatctttgccaacaaccacagccatttcatcataatgatcaatgcttttattcaaaaatggttcatacttcttgtgtgcctgttggatattatacacaattagaataacaagtaaaaaacaattgaaatatacttaacatatatatacatatattaccatcactgtTGCATCGtatgtcgctctatcacatgtgatcattttcatgttatcatcccatccaaaaccactttcacctCGAATTTTGTATATAATCTACCACTGGTTTTTTActgtcctcaaatgattttccacgTGCTTCGTATCGCATTAGACTTGGAATCTTTCAGAAATGGCATTGgcaactcgattaatagaaactgatttgaaagtattagaaggcttatttccttttcgagcctCCTTTGCTAGAATTTCAAAGAAAACATGTTCCATcggttttgtccacctgaattgctttgaggtcccttctttgttgcccttacccattctacattaaataattgtcattgtcaataatttcaatatccaacaagcttaaaatataataatcaattcaatatccaacaatgttaaaacataatcaatatctaacaaattcaagacataCATCAAAATCCAACaatctaaaatttcaatatcattatccaaccaacatttacaaaaaaaaaaacatcagtctaaaacatacataacatagaaacaataaCCCTAAGCTCTAAAtctacctaatatttctagccatataatcagtcCACATAGTTTGTGCAATCTCATCTCTCTTAGCAaaccattctcttgcttcttctctttcttctcgctCCGTGAGAGTTTGTATTATCGAATCAAACTCAGACTCctcgtataatccttgattaattaaatcactaggatcaactcccattatatgattatgaatgatacaacaagccaaaactatatctacttgagtttgaaaattccaaaatggttcagcatctaatacacgaaaccgtttcttcaaaatcccaaaaacacgttCAACAGTGATCCGTAATGATGAATGtcgaagattaaagagttcctttgcattttcagGCCCTTCAGCAgcaaactcttttaaatgatatcggacACCACGATATGGGGTAATACATCCAATTCGGAtgccatatccagcatcagcaagataatatttacctacaattttacaaTACGTAATTAATACTGATAAACTATGAGCTTACTGGAACTATTTGTGATAAATATTACCTTCTggaattcttaatcctcttgggcgtgaaagtgcatcacttaaaatacgagaatcatgtgcactaccttcccaaccagctagaacataggcaaatttcaaatcaaatgtaatggcaaccaatacattttgtgtcgtcccccctTTACGGCTACGAAATCTTCCTTGCATACCAAGTGGAACGGATGCACGAAtatgagttccatctaatgctccaatacaatctttaaaataaggataaaaccttggattgtttctaatttcactaggagttgactcatcaggtaatctaataactagtctatacaatttcaaaatagctctcaatacaaccctaaagtaatGGTGAACTGTCTgaattgatctataatatctagatccaaccactcgaaaccttacattatgaccaattatatgtaaaaatataactacttgctccctaatatCGACAGATTTAGACGATTGTAACAAATTATTCGTACTAAGAATATCACATAAATTAAAAAGACGATCGGTCTCATCCTTATTATATCAATGCAATgctggtcaccactatataaaatactattaatatagttttctctttcataatctcaATTCACACGAGGGCGAGAAGCAATTTCCTTCCaagtttctaattttttaatccaaagagccccaaaagctaaaactgaaaCCACGACTCCGGCAATTGCCATTTGATGTTGattacgatccatctacacaaaataatgccACACAAATATGTTTTAACTACTACAAAAGATGCAAGattttcataagatcacataAAGTTACAATGACTAAAaaagtgcatacatacatatcaagCTAATTATAATTGcccaataataattttttgaaattagcACTTAAAATATATTGATCATAGT is part of the Gossypium hirsutum isolate 1008001.06 chromosome D11, Gossypium_hirsutum_v2.1, whole genome shotgun sequence genome and encodes:
- the LOC107912881 gene encoding gluconokinase isoform X1, which translates into the protein MAFDHKGRVVVIMGVSGAGKSTIGDMLAKVLNCSFLDADDFHPLSNKEKMSQGIPLSDEDRIPWLETLRGVLKDKLDNGKTVILGCSSLQKHYREILRSADADYMHGSYASTVQFVLLDAKADVLAARLEKRAAEGKHFMPATLLQSQLESLHIDEGEGIFKVDATLSPLIIVSKIQTFLFSDFEQATGNRDC
- the LOC121223811 gene encoding uncharacterized protein codes for the protein MQGRFRSRKGGTTQNVLVAITFDLKFAYVLAGWEGSAHDSRILSDALSRPRGLRIPEGKYYLADAGYGIRIGCITPYRGVRYHLKEFAAEGPENAKELFNLRHSSLRITVERVFGILKKRFRVLDAEPFWNFQTQVDIVLACCIIHNHIMGVDPSDLINQGLYEESEFDSIIQTLTEREEREEAREWFAKRDEIAQTMWTDYMARNIR
- the LOC107912881 gene encoding gluconokinase isoform X2 — its product is MSTIGDMLAKVLNCSFLDADDFHPLSNKEKMSQGIPLSDEDRIPWLETLRGVLKDKLDNGKTVILGCSSLQKHYREILRSADADYMHGSYASTVQFVLLDAKADVLAARLEKRAAEGKHFMPATLLQSQLESLHIDEGEGIFKVDATLSPLIIVSKIQTFLFSDFEQATGNRDC
- the LOC107912881 gene encoding gluconokinase isoform X3, whose product is MLAKVLNCSFLDADDFHPLSNKEKMSQGIPLSDEDRIPWLETLRGVLKDKLDNGKTVILGCSSLQKHYREILRSADADYMHGSYASTVQFVLLDAKADVLAARLEKRAAEGKHFMPATLLQSQLESLHIDEGEGIFKVDATLSPLIIVSKIQTFLFSDFEQATGNRDC
- the LOC107912879 gene encoding transmembrane 9 superfamily member 4 is translated as MERIRACLVAVALASLFCVAHVRSSASDHRYKAGDEVPLYANKVGPFGNPSETYRYFDFPFCSSVPLKEKKEALGEVLNGDRLVSGPYRIDFLSEKDAEIACKRKLSKEEVARFRTAISKDYYFQMYFDDLPFWGFFGKVYNVGKADPSDCKYYLYKHPVFQIFYNKDRVIEINVRMDTRAVVDVTGDEPVDVDFMYTVKWKEIDVPFEKRLDKYKSSSSLRQIQWFSTLNSCVTLLLLTAFLATILMRILKNDFIKYAHDEESADQEEETGWKSIHGDVFRYPKHKSLFAAALGCGTQLFTITIFIFILAVVGVFYPYNRGALLTALVVIYALTSGIAGYAAASFYCQLEGTNWVGNLLLTGSLLCGPLFVTFCFLNTVAVAYKVTAALPFGTIVVIFLIWALVSSPFLVLGGIAGKDSKAEFQAPCRTTKCRRDIPPLPWYRKTLPQIAMAGLLPFSAIYIEIYYLFASVWGHRIYTTYVILFIVFIILLIITAFITVALTYFQLAAEDHGWWWRSFLCGGSTGLFMYAYCFYYYSAQSDMSGFMQTSFFFGYMACICYGFFLMLGAIGFRASLFFVRHIYRSIKCE
- the LOC121223812 gene encoding uncharacterized protein, producing MKMITCDRATYDATVMAHKKYEPFLNKSIDHYDEMAVVVGKDMATGSFARTFADIDLDDGNEDSMPVDCDNEEAEEVRTNVSSSGTSKRKRKSGQESLVNEQIKFVREQLGKIANALKQFTADKTAQLYEQVMSMQEEGFDDEFLCSVCDYLGSHESEAKMFLVKSKKHRKIWLQKFSQG
- the LOC107912880 gene encoding uncharacterized protein LOC107912880; this translates as MADQTNGVTLNENQRIRKEETLYDVLHRSVSMILPDASSTESAPLLQRIKISVSENGPRLGEASRNTGQTLLRWTRRGSPLRALLVISLGSVAFLALTGLLTFMLIFLVATVNAIIVSLLISLAAAGGFLFFSLACVTAIYIGAMSIAALVFSIATISAIFAAMIAAGWVGFFWVIWLGTRKSVGFAKQSLSKTGSVISAYSFAQHARID